The DNA sequence GGTTGTGCCAGACGTCGACGGTCCGGTGTGCGTAGCCCTTTCCGACGATGTCCATCGCCCCGTCGCCGTCGAGGTCGACCAGTTTCGCCTCGTGCGTCGGGACGCCGCGTTCGACGACTTCCGGTTCGAAGCGGCCGTCGCCCTCGTTCCAGAAGACGAACTGCCGCGGGACGTGGCCGGTTTCGAGACCCATCTCCGCGACGTAGATGTCCGGCCGCCCGTCGCCGTCGAGGTCGGCGACCTGCAACGAGTGTGGGTTCGAGAGGTCGTCGTGGAGGACCGTCAGCTCCCACGTCGGCGGGTCGAAGACCCCGAGACGGGCGCGTCGGTTCCCCTGATACGGCAGGTCGCCCTCGGTGACGACGATCTCCAGGTCGCCGTCGCCGTCGACGTCGGCCGTCGCGAGCCGCGTCCAGTTCCAGCCCTCCGCGAGCGGTTCGCGCTTCCACCCGCCGTCGTCGGCGCGGTGAAAGAGGTTCGTCCCGGCGAGGATTTCCGTGCGGCCGTCGCCGTCGATGTCGCCGACTTGGACGCCCTCGACGTTGAGGTTCTCCGCGACGACGTGGCGGTTCTCGACCGGCCACGGCTCCTGTCGCGGGTTGGTCGGGATGTCGTAGTAGAACACCGTCGCACTCTCCTGGGAGAGCGCGAGCACTTCGAGTTCGCCGTCGTCGTCGACGTCCGCGACCGCGACGTCGTGATACTTCTCGAAGTCGCTGGTGATGACGCGGCGCGTCCACTCGTCTCTCGGGTTCGCGGGCTGTTCGAACCAGTAGAGGTCGTTCCGGCCGAGGTTCTGCCCCGCAACGAGGTCGACCCGGCCGTTCCCCGTGATGTCGCCCAGCGCGCCGCCGACGGAGAGTTCCGGAGCCTTGGCGACGTCGTGACGCTTCCAGCCGGGGTTCTCGTACCAGAAGACGTTCCACTCCAGTCGCTCGATGACGTCGCCGACGAGCGGGAGCTTCCGCAGGAAGAGCCGTTTGCCCAGGACCGGCACCGTGACGGGATACGTCCCGCCGACGGCACCGACGAGGATGTCGGGCCGACCGTTTCCGGTCAGATCCGTCGGGAGACAGAAGCTCATCTGTCCCGCGGGTGGTCGGCCGTCGATACGTTCGTGTCGGAGGTTCAGCCGTCGGTCGAGTGATGCAGTGGTCATTGGTTGTAATGAAGGATGCCGATTTGGCGTCGGTTGGTCTGTCAGGCGCGAGCCAGTGGCTTTGTTATGCGTCGGTGAGCAGCCGGTAACGACTACTTAAGCCCCGGTCGGTTGCCGGGCGGAACGGCGTCAGTGAGCCGGCGCGCGATGGCGACGAAGACGGCCGCCCGGTCACTCCGAGGGGTCGGGCGAGAGGCTCTCGAGCATCCGTCCGAAGTTCCGGCGGATCTCCCACCCGAAGAGCGACTCCAGTACGACGACGGCAATCGCGTAGAGAACGGTGCCCGCGCCGACGAGCAGCACGAAGTTGAGAAGCGACCCGAACGGCAGCTGCGTCTGGACGTACCAGACGCCAACGCCCATGAAGATGCTCGCGAGACCGGGGTAGAGGAACTCGTAGAGGATGTCCGTCACGCGCATCTCCAGCTCCCGTGCGGTGATGAGGATGTCGAGCGGCATCATCGGGAAGACGAAGATGATCGTGATGGCGAGTGCCGTTCCCGTGATGCCGTAGCGCGCCGTCAGGGGGTAGATGATGATCGCCATGAGGACGACGCGGAGCGCCGAGAGCTTCGTGATGTAGTCGGGGCGGCCGACGGCCTTCCAGACCGGGCTGAAGGTCCGGCCGATAGCCCGGAGCAGCCCGTAGATGGCGAGTACCTGCATCGCCGGGACGGCGACCATCCACTCCTCGCCGAAGAACGCCATGATGAACGTGGGAGTGACGACGGCGATCCCGACCGACGCCGGGAACGCGAAGAGTGCGGTCATCCGGAGCGTCTTCAGATACGCCCGCCGGAAACTGGGCATATTGCCCTGGAGTTTCGAGAACGCGGGGAACATGACGCTCTCGACGATGCCGGAGATCTCCGTCGCTGGCGCGTTCGCAAACCGGTAGGTGTACTGGTAGAACGCCAGCATGGTCGGGTTCAGGAACCAGCCGACGAACGCGTCGTCGCCCTCGCTGTAGAGGAAGTAGAGGATCGACGAGCCAGTCAGCCACTTGCCGTAGCCGACGAGCTCCTTCGCGATCTCCAGGTCGAACTCGGGCCACGGCCGGTAGTCGTGGATGAGATACGAGATGAACAGCCGGAGGACGTCCGCGGCGAGGAAGCCCGCGACGAACGACCACGCGTCCGGCGACACCAGTGCCCAGCCGACGCTGACGGCGAACTGCGCCCCGTCGCCGACGATCTTGTAGGCGAACTCCTTGTGGAAGTCGAGGTTCTTCTGGAAGTAGACGAGACCGGGGTTCTGGAAGGCGAGGATGACCGGCGAGAGCGCGATTGCCCGGATGGGCCACGTCGCCGCCGGCTCGCCGAACACCGTCGTCGCCAACACCGGCGCGGCGAGGAACAACACGACGCCGATGAGGAGTCCGCGGGCGATTTCGAGCACCCACGTCGTGTTCAGGTGGGAGTCGACGTCCGCCTGCTCCTTTTGAATCAATGCTGCGTTCAGTCCGATGTTGGTGAACTTCCGCATCGCGCTCAGTCCGAGGAGACCGATGCCGACGATGCCAAGTTCACGGGGACCGATGAGACGGGCCAAAATCACCAGCATGGAGAGTTGGAGCACTCGGCTGGTCACGTTCTGTCCCGCCAGCCAGACGATACTCTTCGCGACCCGCTCTCCGACCGACCCGGAGGGGCTCAGTCTGCTGATAAGTGCCCGGACTCTCTCGATGGGGCTCATCTGCCCTGTAGTGTCTTCGGTGGGGGACGGGGTCGGTTGCTGTTCATATCAAGAATCATATCTGTATCGCGTAAGAGTACGATTGCGCTCTGTGGTCCATTGTTATGACTCGATTATCCTCAGCCGGTCGACATCGGCGGGGGTTAGCAGCCGTATACCCGGCGGACTGCACGGTGGTACGCACGGGATACCACCCCGGACGTCGGTCGGCGGAAACGCCGGAGACGGGCGATTCGCACAAACCGGTCAGCGGTCTGTCAGCCGACACGGGGAGTCTGTCCCCGCTGTCGGCGACGGGCCGGTCGTTCACTCGGCGTCCCGGCGGAGATAGTGGGCCAGCCCGTGGGCCATCGTCGCCTCACACCACCGCATGAGCGTGATCCGCTTCGTGTAATATCGTCGCCGCTCGTAATAGAAGCGACCCTTGCCGTTCGAGAGGTTTTCGACGGCCCACCTGATCACCGGCTGGGCGAACTCGTCGCCGAGCATCGAGAAGACGACGGCCCCCTGTGCCGAGGAGTGGACGTCGCGGGGATACTCGTGTCGCTCGTCGTTGTGCGGCGCGCCCGCGTCGGTGAACAGCCCCCGGTAGAACGGAAGTGCCGTGTCGAGCGTGCTCGCGTACCGCTCCGAGCCGGTGACGTCACCGTACCGGAGGAACGACTCGACGATGAAGCCGTTGTGGAAGTTGTCCTTCGAGAGATGCGACGACTCCGGCGGGTCGCGGTAGAGCCAGCCGCCCTCGGGTGTCTGTTGGGCGGCGACGTAGTCGAGGATGTTCGTCGCCGCCTCGCGGAGCCGGGAATCGCCCGACGCCTCGTAGAGGTTTATCAGGAGCCGCGCGCCCAGCGCGTTGGCGTTGAGCGTGTAGTTCTCCCCCGTGTCGAGGGGTTTGTACTTGATGCGCGCGCCGTCGGGATGCGTCGCGTACTCCAGATCCTCGAAGACGAAGTCGGCGGCGGTGAGCGCGACCTCGCGGTACCGGTCGTCAACGTGGGCCGCCGCCAAGAGCAGTGCCTCGACGGCGTACGCCGTGCCGACGATGCCGGGGACGTTCGGCTCGTTGCGGTAGTCGAGACCCTGCAGCGGATGTTTGTGGCCGCCGCAGAAGCCGCTGTAGCCCGTGCTCCGGTTGTCGACGAGCCACTCGACCAGCTCCCGGCCGTCGTCGAGGAACCGTCGCTGGCCGGTCAGCTCGTAGGCCCGGAAGTTCGCGATAGCGAAGAGCGCGATGCCCATGAAGTTCCGCCGCTGTTCGACGCGGAGCAGCGGGCGGACGTTGACCGGGGCGCGGCGGACGGCCTGCTGAAACACGAGGTTCAGCCACTTGTTGTCGACAGGCAGTGCTCGGAGAAGCCGGCTGCTCTCGCCGTCGTACAGGTCCCAGCCGCGGTAATCCCGCGCTCGGGCGTAGTCGAGGACGTTGACGAGCTGGTGGAGTACCCACTCGTCGTGGAGGTGGTCGGTGGCGTCGGAAAGAGTGCCGTAGTCGAGGCTCATTCGAGGTAGCCGAGGTCTTCGAGTCGCCGTTCGAGTTCGTCGGTGTCTTTGGTCTCTCGGCCGCCGTATGCCTCGAGTGGCTCTCGGGTACCCGTCTCGGGGAGCCCGTCGCGGAACGGTTCGGCGAACGCGACGCCGTCCATGTCGGTCGGAACCGGACAGTCCAGATAGCGAAGGACCGTCGGCGCGACGTCGAGAATCGACTGCATCGGAAGCTCGCCCGCCGTCACGTCGGGACCGTGGACGAGGAGGACGCCAACGGGATGGTTGCCCGAGGTCCACGAGGTGACCTGCCGCTCGACGACCGAGGGGGTCACCCCGCCGTAGATCTCCCAGGAGTCGGCGGCGGTGAGCAGCAGGTCCGGTGCCTCGTCGAGATGCGGGCCTTCGTAGACGTCTTCGGCGTAGTTGACCGCAGCGAACGGACACGCGCCGTCGACTCTGATTGCTTCGAGTTCAGCCTTCAGCTCGTCGCGGAACCGCTCGTAGTCGTCGCCGAGGCGGTCGCGGTTGATGTAGAGGGGACCCTGGCTGAGGGCGACGGCGTCCGACTCGTCCCACTGGACGCGGTTGGCGAGTTCGAACGTCGGAATCGGATAGCCGGACGCGACGAGTCGCTCGTAGAGTGCCGTCGGGAGCACCGTCCGGGCGACGGCACCGACTGTCCGCGGCGAGAGGCCGACTCGCTTCAACAGCGTGTAGAGACCGCCGGAGATGTCGTCCCCGGTCCGCCGTTCGATGGAGAGATGGCCCTCGTCGAGCAGATACTTGTTCAGCACGAAGGTGTGCTCGATGTGCGAGTGGCCGTGGTCGGAGTAGACGATCTTCGTCAGGTCGTCCGGCAGCTTGCCGAGATACTCGTCGATGAGCATCCAGCCGCGTTCGGTCTCCGGGCCGTCGCCGAACTGGTGCTGGAGGACGTTGATGTAGAACACCGTCAGGTGGATGTAGTCGTAGCCCTCCTCGAGCAGGTCGAGCAGGAGGTCGAACCGCGAACGGATCAGGTCGAGCGCGTCGTCGACGCCGCTGGACGCGTGGACGTCGTCGACGCCGACCTGCCAGCCGTACTGCTCTTCGAGGAGCGACTGGACTTCGGGCGGATACGTCATCGGCTCGTCGTCGAGAGCGACCTCGAAGGGCGCGCCGAAGCCCGAGACCATCGTCCCGTTCAGCGGCGAGGGGGGATACGTCATCGGGACGTTGAGGACGGCACACCGCTTGCCCGCCTCCGAGAGGTAGTCCCAGGTATCCGCGGTGTCGAACGACCGCGCGTCGGGCGCGGTGATACGGCCGGATTCGCGGTCGAGGTTCAGCCACCAGTAGACGCCGAGCTTGCCGGGGTTCTTCCCCGAGGTCGAACACCGCCAGGCGGGACAGGTCACGGGCGGGACGACGGTCTGCAGCGGTGCGCGGCTGCCCTCCGCGACGAGTCGCGAGAGGTTCGGCAGCTTCCCCTCGTCCATCATGCGGTCCAGCTTGTGCCAGGCGGCCCCGTCGAGTCCGAGCGTGAGCAGTCGCGTCATCGGAACCTGCGGTAGAGGTCGGAGACGACGTTCATCGTCCGCGTGCCGCGTTCGATCTCGAAGTAGAGGTTCGTCTCCGGGTTGAACTTCGCCTTGTACTTGCTGATGTGGGGGGTGTTCGCCCCGACGAAGCTGTACGTGGTCTTGCCCGCCTCGATGCCGTCGACGATGGACTCCCAGACGAGAATGTCGTTGACGTTCAGGTCGGTCTCGACGGTCGGCTTCGGCGACCCCTGCCAGAGCATCACGCTGTCCGTATCGTGAAGCATCAGGTTGCCGCTGACGGGCTCGCCGTCGATATCCAGCACGTAGACGAGGAGGCTATCCTCGGGCAGGGCGTGATAGAGGTCTTCGATGTACGCCGAGTCGAGGACGAGACCGCCGTCACCCTCGTCGTACCGGGAGTTGACGCGGCCGAGGACGTACTCGAGGCCTTCCAAGCCTCGCTCTTCGACGACGTAGGCGTCCTCCGGCGTGTTCGTCACTGCCGTTCGGGCGTCGCGTGCGAAGCCCTCCAACAGGGCCTCCTCGCCGACGGTGATGTCGAGGTCGTAGGTGTACTTCGGCATCGTCTTGAAGTCGTTCCACTGGAAGGGCCGGACGTCGTCGTAGCCGGTCTGCGTGACCGTGTGGACGTACTTCGGGTTGAGGTTCGACTCGATCCACTTCAGACAGCTCTCGATGAAGCCGAGATTGCGCTTCTCGAAGCGACGCTGTTTGAGATGCTCGTAGTTGAACAGCACCGGGCCGAGATGCGGCACACCCAGGCCGGGCGGCGGCGAGAAGACCGTCGTCACCGGCCCCTTCGTGACCTCGAAGACGGGGAAGATGCCGACCGGCTCCTGGCCCTTGTAGCCGACGAGGGGGTGGAGCGTGGCGTCGCTGTGTTCCTCGATGACGCGGAGGACCTCGTAGCGGTGGAACAGCGACCCCATCGGCGACCGCTCGACGAGGTCGTTCCACTCGCCGTGGAGTCCATCGAGTGTCGCGTCGTGCCGTGGTTCGACGGTGATACTCATCGCTCCACCTCGGACGGTGAAGACGGCTGGAGGCGGTCGGTGTCGCAAGTGGTCTGGGGGGACGTACGCATGGGTAACACGATGGGCTGAACCAACGGTACCGTCCAATATCGTTATACGTTGCATACCCCCCTCTCGGCGGGTTTCGGTCCCGGAAGCTTCGGACGGCAATGGCAGCCAGAGCGGGTCACGCTGCCGTACGCGGCCGTTCAGTGGCACCGACGAGTTCTGCTCCCTCGACCGCGTCGCCAGCGGGCTGGCCGTCGTCCGTGGTCGCCGAGACGCGCCGGTAGCACCGTCGGGAGACCCGGGTATCTGCTGCTTAACGAGGATGGTAGGGGACGTACTCGGCGACAGCCATGAGATACGTGTTCTTCACAAACACGCCCGCACACGTCCATCTGTACAAGCACGCGGTCCGCGCGCTCGAAGCCGAGGGCCACGACGTCCTCGTCCTCGGGCGGGACTACGGCTGCACCGAAGCACTGCTTGCGTACTACGACCTCCCGTACGAGATCTACGGCAAAGTAGAGACGACCAAGTATTCGCTGGCCCGCGAGTTGCCGAAACACTACGCGTCGATTCTGCGGAAGGTTCGCGCGTTCGACCCCGACCTCATCTTCGGGATGGGCGGCTATGCGGCGCACGCGGGCGCGCTCACCCGGACGCCCGTCGTCCTGATTCTCGACTCCGAACCCACCTCCCTCGACCATCTCGTCTCGCGGCCCTTCGCCGACCTCATCATGACGCCGTACACGTTCGGCAAAGACCTCGGCCCCAAACACTACCGCTTCGCCGGGTTCAAAGAGACCGCGTATCTCCACCCCGACGTGTTCGAACCGGCTCCCGACGTCCGCGAGCAGCTCGGCGTCGCGCCGGACGAACCGTTCGCGCTCGTCCGGTTCAACGCCTTCGGCTCCCACCACGACGTCGGCCACCGCGGGTTCAGCCCCGCCCAGCGCGTCGAGTTGATCGAACGGCTCGCCGAGCACGTCACGGTGTTCGTCACCGACGAGGGCGACGACCTCGACCTCACCGACCTCCCCGCCCGGCCGTACGACGTCCACCCCGCGCTCCTCCACGACGTCCTCGCGGAGGCGCGCGTGCTCGTCGCCGACACCCAGACGATGGTGACGGAGGCGGCACTCCTCGGAACTCCGGCGATCCGCTCGAACTCCTTCGTCGGCGACGACGACATGGGCAACTTCGTCGAACTCGAAAAGCGGGGACTCGTCCGGAACCTCCGGTCGTTCGACGACGTCCTGACGACCGCGGTCGCGTTCGCCAGCGACCCCGAGATAGAACGCGAATGGGCGGCCCGCCGAGACGAGTACGTGGGTGGGCTGATCAACCTCACCGACCTGATTACGGCCGTAGCGACGGATACGTACAGACGCGGACACGTCGAACGCCCAACCGACGAGTTCGCCCGACAGCTCGGCGTCTGAGCGACGACTCTCTTTCTCTCCTCATTCTCTCGGCTACTGTCCAGACCGTCGCCGATTCCCGCCCCGGTCCATCGCCGCTGCCCATCCGGACCGTCACCGCTTCCCAGCCCGGGCCATAACCACTGCCCGCCCAGACCGTCGCCGCTTCCCAGCCCGGGCTGTCACCGATTCCCGCCCGGACCGTCTCTGTGTTACTCCTGCCGTCCGAGCGGCAGCCGCTCGTGCTGGACCAGCCACTCGTAGAGTTCGCCGGGGGGACCGACCCAGCCGTCGCTCGCGAGCGCGTACTCGACGAGATGGCGGTAGAGCCGTCGGTAGCCGGGGAACTCTGCCTCGTTGAAGTAGCGTGGATGCCAGAGGACGGTCCCGACGGCCTCGTTGGCGGCCGCTTCGTCGACCAGTGCCTCGCAGGCCGCCGCGGCCGCCGAGAAGTCGGTTCCGGGGTCGGGGAACGCGACCTCCATCCCCGTCAGGGGGAAGACCACAAACTCGTCGTCGAAGGGGACGATCGGATCGTAGCCGTGGAGGAAGCCGACCGACGACCGGGAGCCGAGACTCGCGTCGTAGCGAAAGCCGAGGTCACGCTGGACACGCCACGTCGACGGCCCCAGCTTGAGATGGTGTTGCCGACAGCCAGCCACCTCGTGGCCCAGGAGCGACTCCAGCGTCGCCTTCTCTACTGCCAGCCGGTCGGGGTCGCTGTCGGTGTGAAACGAACCGTGGACGCCGATCTCCCAGCCGCCCTCGTCGAGCGTCCGGAGCACGCCGACCAGCTCGTCGTCGGTCACGTCGTACCGTCCGGCGTGTTCGACGAGGTTCTCGACGGACGCCCACTCGCCCGGCGGCCGCGTGGCGAACAGACTCGGCTCGTTCAGGACGTAGAACGCCGAGCGGACGCCGAGATCAGCCTCCAGCTCCGCGATTGACTCGAACTGCCAGTAGGGGTTCGCCCCCGGCAGGAGCGCGCGCAGATGGGACGGCGACCGCTCACTGAGCGCGAAAGCCAGGCTCTGATACGTCTTGTACGGCCGGTCGACGTCGTGAGTCAGACAGAGCGCGAACGGCGCGTCGGCTGGGAGCATACTCAGCCGCCTCCAAGCGACGGCTGCGGACCCCGCTGGGCGACCGCTTCGCCCGGTGCTCTCCGGACCGCGGCGCGTCTCGCCCCGGCCGGACGGGACGCTACGAAGGGATACATACGAATATCGACGGCCGACGCGCACGTAGCTATAGCCAGCCTAAACGCCCGGAGGAACGCTGGTGCGAGCCGCTCCGCGGCCAGCACCGCCCGGAGTCCATACCCCGCGCGGAACCGGTGGGAAGCCGGAGACGTCGCCCCGTCGCGTCGGCTACTCGCCCGCTCGTCGCCGGCCCTGTGGTTACACGGCTTATAACAATACTGAACGGTCGCGCACTTCCAGAGGATTGATGACCACACATCCACCGAGCCGCCGGGTCGACGACGTCGTCGACATCGTCTGGCCGGTCCTCGTGCTTTCGGGCCTCCTCGCCGCAGCGACGATGCTCGCTGGAGGGTCGGCGGCGCGGCTCTTACTCACCCTGCTCGCCGTCCTCCTGTTTCCGGGCTACGTACTGTCGTTGTTCGTGTTCCCGCTAGCGAAGACGCCCGGAGACGACCCCACTGAACGCGTCGGCGACGGGAGCGGGCTTGGTCTGGCAGCTCTCGGGACGACCGAGCGGTGGGCCGTCGCACTCGGGTTCAGTATCTGTCTGATGCCGCTCTACGGCCTGCTCATCACGCTCGCCGAACTCCCGTTCGCGCTGCGTTCGGTGATGGGGGTCGTCGTGGGCGTCGTGACGGTGCTCACGGTACTCGCGCTCGTCAGGCGGCTGCGGCTCCGAGTGGACGCGCCCGTCTTGCTCCCTGGCAGGCCGACGCCGCTTGCGTCGCTGCGCGCGGCGACCGCCTCCCGGTCGACGGGGCGGGTGGTCTCCAACGCCGTAATCGTCGTGACGCTGTTGGCCGCCGTCTCGGCACTGGCCGTCGGTATCACACTCCCACCCGCGGGATCGCAGTACACGACGGCGTCGCTGTTGACAGTCGGAGAGAACGGGTCGTTGGTCGCTGCGGGCTACCCGCACGACCTCGCACCCGAGGAGACCGCCGAACTCGTGTTGGTGCTCTCCAACAACGAAGGGACCGCGACCGACTACACGGTCGTCGTCCAGTCACAGCGGGTCGCACTCGACGGGACGGTCACGGAGACGCGGTATCTCGACGAGTTCTCGACCCAGCTACGGAACGGAGAGACCTGGGAGCGTCCACACGAGGTCGCACCGCTGCTCGACGGCGACCGCGTCCGGCTCGCCTACCTGGTCTACCGTGGGTCGCCACCGGCCGACCCGACGGTAGAGAACGCGTACCGGAGCCTGACGCTGTGGGTCCGCGAACCGATGCCGGGTGCGACGTCGGAGACTGAGGCGGCGGCTGTCGTCGCCGTCGACGTCCAGCACGACGTGGCGGGCGGGTTCGACGCCGCCCGCGTCGAGACGGGATGGACGAGTGCGACGACCCTACCGCCGGTCGTCGTCCGATAGCCGATGCGTAACCAAGCGACTAGCGGTACTACCTGAGGAAAGACAGATGTTACAGACGATTACGACGGCGATGAAGCGACAGACGGGACGGTACTCGTTCCAGACGGGGCTGTCCCTGCAGACCCTGAACACGGTCGCGTTGGTGCTCGGCAACCTCGTGTTCATCGTGGGGATCTACGCGGCTCGGTCGGTGCCCGCAAGCGGATACGAGGTCGACATCTACCGGGCGACGCCGCTGCTCTTCTGGGGCAGCGTCGCGTTCGCGCTCGTCGCCGCGCTCTGGGTGCTGACGCATCCCTCCGACCGGCTCTCGTGGGCCGCCGCGCTCACGCTCGCAGCCGTCGCCGGACTCTCGATACCGGCGG is a window from the Halogranum gelatinilyticum genome containing:
- a CDS encoding FG-GAP repeat domain-containing protein; this translates as MTTASLDRRLNLRHERIDGRPPAGQMSFCLPTDLTGNGRPDILVGAVGGTYPVTVPVLGKRLFLRKLPLVGDVIERLEWNVFWYENPGWKRHDVAKAPELSVGGALGDITGNGRVDLVAGQNLGRNDLYWFEQPANPRDEWTRRVITSDFEKYHDVAVADVDDDGELEVLALSQESATVFYYDIPTNPRQEPWPVENRHVVAENLNVEGVQVGDIDGDGRTEILAGTNLFHRADDGGWKREPLAEGWNWTRLATADVDGDGDLEIVVTEGDLPYQGNRRARLGVFDPPTWELTVLHDDLSNPHSLQVADLDGDGRPDIYVAEMGLETGHVPRQFVFWNEGDGRFEPEVVERGVPTHEAKLVDLDGDGAMDIVGKGYAHRTVDVWHNRLS
- a CDS encoding lipopolysaccharide biosynthesis protein — encoded protein: MSPIERVRALISRLSPSGSVGERVAKSIVWLAGQNVTSRVLQLSMLVILARLIGPRELGIVGIGLLGLSAMRKFTNIGLNAALIQKEQADVDSHLNTTWVLEIARGLLIGVVLFLAAPVLATTVFGEPAATWPIRAIALSPVILAFQNPGLVYFQKNLDFHKEFAYKIVGDGAQFAVSVGWALVSPDAWSFVAGFLAADVLRLFISYLIHDYRPWPEFDLEIAKELVGYGKWLTGSSILYFLYSEGDDAFVGWFLNPTMLAFYQYTYRFANAPATEISGIVESVMFPAFSKLQGNMPSFRRAYLKTLRMTALFAFPASVGIAVVTPTFIMAFFGEEWMVAVPAMQVLAIYGLLRAIGRTFSPVWKAVGRPDYITKLSALRVVLMAIIIYPLTARYGITGTALAITIIFVFPMMPLDILITARELEMRVTDILYEFLYPGLASIFMGVGVWYVQTQLPFGSLLNFVLLVGAGTVLYAIAVVVLESLFGWEIRRNFGRMLESLSPDPSE
- a CDS encoding glycoside hydrolase family protein, translated to MSLDYGTLSDATDHLHDEWVLHQLVNVLDYARARDYRGWDLYDGESSRLLRALPVDNKWLNLVFQQAVRRAPVNVRPLLRVEQRRNFMGIALFAIANFRAYELTGQRRFLDDGRELVEWLVDNRSTGYSGFCGGHKHPLQGLDYRNEPNVPGIVGTAYAVEALLLAAAHVDDRYREVALTAADFVFEDLEYATHPDGARIKYKPLDTGENYTLNANALGARLLINLYEASGDSRLREAATNILDYVAAQQTPEGGWLYRDPPESSHLSKDNFHNGFIVESFLRYGDVTGSERYASTLDTALPFYRGLFTDAGAPHNDERHEYPRDVHSSAQGAVVFSMLGDEFAQPVIRWAVENLSNGKGRFYYERRRYYTKRITLMRWCEATMAHGLAHYLRRDAE
- a CDS encoding alkaline phosphatase family protein, with translation MTRLLTLGLDGAAWHKLDRMMDEGKLPNLSRLVAEGSRAPLQTVVPPVTCPAWRCSTSGKNPGKLGVYWWLNLDRESGRITAPDARSFDTADTWDYLSEAGKRCAVLNVPMTYPPSPLNGTMVSGFGAPFEVALDDEPMTYPPEVQSLLEEQYGWQVGVDDVHASSGVDDALDLIRSRFDLLLDLLEEGYDYIHLTVFYINVLQHQFGDGPETERGWMLIDEYLGKLPDDLTKIVYSDHGHSHIEHTFVLNKYLLDEGHLSIERRTGDDISGGLYTLLKRVGLSPRTVGAVARTVLPTALYERLVASGYPIPTFELANRVQWDESDAVALSQGPLYINRDRLGDDYERFRDELKAELEAIRVDGACPFAAVNYAEDVYEGPHLDEAPDLLLTAADSWEIYGGVTPSVVERQVTSWTSGNHPVGVLLVHGPDVTAGELPMQSILDVAPTVLRYLDCPVPTDMDGVAFAEPFRDGLPETGTREPLEAYGGRETKDTDELERRLEDLGYLE
- a CDS encoding GNAT family N-acetyltransferase, with product MSITVEPRHDATLDGLHGEWNDLVERSPMGSLFHRYEVLRVIEEHSDATLHPLVGYKGQEPVGIFPVFEVTKGPVTTVFSPPPGLGVPHLGPVLFNYEHLKQRRFEKRNLGFIESCLKWIESNLNPKYVHTVTQTGYDDVRPFQWNDFKTMPKYTYDLDITVGEEALLEGFARDARTAVTNTPEDAYVVEERGLEGLEYVLGRVNSRYDEGDGGLVLDSAYIEDLYHALPEDSLLVYVLDIDGEPVSGNLMLHDTDSVMLWQGSPKPTVETDLNVNDILVWESIVDGIEAGKTTYSFVGANTPHISKYKAKFNPETNLYFEIERGTRTMNVVSDLYRRFR
- a CDS encoding DUF354 domain-containing protein, which codes for MRYVFFTNTPAHVHLYKHAVRALEAEGHDVLVLGRDYGCTEALLAYYDLPYEIYGKVETTKYSLARELPKHYASILRKVRAFDPDLIFGMGGYAAHAGALTRTPVVLILDSEPTSLDHLVSRPFADLIMTPYTFGKDLGPKHYRFAGFKETAYLHPDVFEPAPDVREQLGVAPDEPFALVRFNAFGSHHDVGHRGFSPAQRVELIERLAEHVTVFVTDEGDDLDLTDLPARPYDVHPALLHDVLAEARVLVADTQTMVTEAALLGTPAIRSNSFVGDDDMGNFVELEKRGLVRNLRSFDDVLTTAVAFASDPEIEREWAARRDEYVGGLINLTDLITAVATDTYRRGHVERPTDEFARQLGV
- a CDS encoding polysaccharide deacetylase family protein, producing MLPADAPFALCLTHDVDRPYKTYQSLAFALSERSPSHLRALLPGANPYWQFESIAELEADLGVRSAFYVLNEPSLFATRPPGEWASVENLVEHAGRYDVTDDELVGVLRTLDEGGWEIGVHGSFHTDSDPDRLAVEKATLESLLGHEVAGCRQHHLKLGPSTWRVQRDLGFRYDASLGSRSSVGFLHGYDPIVPFDDEFVVFPLTGMEVAFPDPGTDFSAAAAACEALVDEAAANEAVGTVLWHPRYFNEAEFPGYRRLYRHLVEYALASDGWVGPPGELYEWLVQHERLPLGRQE
- a CDS encoding DUF1616 domain-containing protein; translation: MTTHPPSRRVDDVVDIVWPVLVLSGLLAAATMLAGGSAARLLLTLLAVLLFPGYVLSLFVFPLAKTPGDDPTERVGDGSGLGLAALGTTERWAVALGFSICLMPLYGLLITLAELPFALRSVMGVVVGVVTVLTVLALVRRLRLRVDAPVLLPGRPTPLASLRAATASRSTGRVVSNAVIVVTLLAAVSALAVGITLPPAGSQYTTASLLTVGENGSLVAAGYPHDLAPEETAELVLVLSNNEGTATDYTVVVQSQRVALDGTVTETRYLDEFSTQLRNGETWERPHEVAPLLDGDRVRLAYLVYRGSPPADPTVENAYRSLTLWVREPMPGATSETEAAAVVAVDVQHDVAGGFDAARVETGWTSATTLPPVVVR